A window of Oceaniferula flava contains these coding sequences:
- a CDS encoding DUF1592 domain-containing protein, giving the protein MLIIKPPLSLMIPFPKLPPALLAGCMTLLPTVLSAEDSTQALTYQQDIQPLLKEYCYRCHGEGKKLKADLDLTPYQSPQSIFKDRKLWLEVLEQIRSEEMPTKDPLPSAKERAALVSWLDKELNSIDWTKVKNAGHVTIPRLTKTEYNNTMRDLLGADFQPGYIFTDDGEGNSGFTTDRDNLFMTPTTIEKYFTAAEGALEALTSDTLEPANIHLESEAMFMTESKVPTGTYADGKLHGYQLRVGQMTLYNAIEIPVNGRYRIKVRGFSSVTKRGIARMRINDQPKGDFHFTDESPSVQTIEVFLPKGSHQIAFNMVPQRKPKGKKRIKFAGAVAIDWVKIQGPASLGKAKDASLVYHVQPGDQLSEDQAAQRIITRFVQRAARRPISGAVANKYYGIYQHAKTKGESYRGAVNLALTAVLVSPHFLYRNELAPADARDGEFQLDHYQIASRLSYFLWMSMPDDELFELAEKKQLHDPQVLRQQVRRMIKNPKSRAFSNAFLGQWLGFNSLGESVIPDSQIFPEFNTALATAMKQETVLTFEHLLKNGNSLLTLLDTRATYLNDDLAKLYGIEGVQGSHMRPVNLSDRHRGGLLGMASVLTATSTPTRTSPVLRGVWVAETLLGDHIPEAPADVPELADNAGLNGKLTLRQELEQHRKQEQCASCHDQIDPIGFGLENFDAIGRFRRKETGGQPIDSSGELDGFQFDGAAELKAWLVKERKEPFIRNLSEQMLAFALGRQVETYDEAPLRRITGALEKNNYNAMTLIEEIVLSYPFLHKNNKPESTEQ; this is encoded by the coding sequence ATGCTTATCATTAAACCTCCTTTGTCGTTGATGATTCCATTCCCCAAGCTTCCACCGGCCCTGCTCGCCGGTTGCATGACACTCCTGCCCACGGTGCTCAGCGCGGAAGACTCCACACAGGCGCTGACTTACCAGCAGGACATTCAGCCACTGCTCAAGGAGTATTGCTACCGCTGTCACGGCGAAGGCAAGAAACTCAAGGCCGACTTAGATCTGACGCCTTACCAATCGCCCCAATCGATTTTCAAAGATCGCAAGCTCTGGCTGGAGGTGCTGGAGCAAATTCGCAGCGAGGAAATGCCGACCAAAGACCCACTGCCAAGCGCCAAGGAGCGGGCCGCACTGGTGAGCTGGCTGGACAAGGAGCTGAACTCAATCGATTGGACCAAGGTGAAAAATGCCGGGCATGTCACCATCCCCCGCCTGACGAAGACGGAATACAATAACACCATGCGCGACCTGCTCGGCGCCGATTTTCAGCCGGGGTATATTTTCACTGATGACGGCGAAGGAAACAGCGGCTTCACCACCGATCGCGACAACCTCTTCATGACGCCGACCACCATCGAGAAATACTTCACCGCCGCTGAAGGAGCTCTCGAGGCATTGACCTCGGACACACTCGAACCGGCGAACATCCATCTGGAGAGCGAGGCGATGTTCATGACCGAATCCAAAGTGCCCACCGGCACTTACGCCGATGGCAAACTACACGGTTACCAGCTGAGAGTTGGCCAAATGACGCTCTACAACGCCATCGAAATCCCAGTGAATGGAAGGTATCGTATTAAAGTGCGCGGTTTTAGCTCGGTGACGAAGCGCGGCATTGCCCGCATGCGGATCAACGATCAGCCGAAGGGAGATTTCCACTTCACCGACGAATCCCCATCGGTCCAGACCATCGAAGTCTTCCTGCCCAAGGGGTCGCATCAGATCGCCTTCAACATGGTGCCTCAGCGGAAACCGAAGGGTAAAAAACGCATCAAATTTGCCGGGGCTGTGGCTATCGATTGGGTCAAGATTCAGGGGCCGGCAAGTCTCGGAAAAGCTAAGGACGCCTCGCTGGTGTATCATGTGCAACCCGGCGATCAACTCAGCGAGGACCAGGCGGCTCAACGAATTATCACACGCTTCGTCCAACGCGCCGCACGCCGCCCGATCAGCGGTGCGGTTGCCAACAAGTATTACGGCATCTACCAGCACGCCAAGACCAAGGGTGAGAGCTACCGAGGAGCGGTCAATCTGGCACTCACGGCGGTTCTCGTCTCGCCCCATTTCCTCTACCGCAACGAACTGGCACCGGCCGACGCGCGTGACGGAGAATTCCAGCTCGACCATTACCAGATTGCGTCGCGGCTTTCCTATTTCCTGTGGATGTCGATGCCTGACGACGAGCTCTTTGAACTCGCTGAAAAGAAACAGCTCCACGATCCGCAAGTGCTCCGTCAGCAAGTTAGAAGGATGATCAAGAACCCCAAATCCAGAGCCTTCAGCAACGCCTTTCTCGGTCAATGGCTGGGGTTCAACTCCCTTGGCGAGAGCGTCATTCCCGACAGCCAAATCTTCCCGGAATTCAACACCGCTCTGGCCACAGCGATGAAACAGGAAACCGTGCTGACCTTCGAACATCTACTGAAGAATGGCAACAGCCTGCTGACACTGCTCGACACGCGCGCCACCTACCTCAATGACGATCTGGCCAAGCTCTATGGCATCGAGGGCGTTCAAGGTAGCCACATGCGGCCGGTGAACCTGAGCGATCGCCATCGTGGCGGCCTGCTCGGTATGGCCAGCGTGCTCACCGCGACCTCCACACCCACTCGCACCAGCCCGGTGCTGCGTGGCGTCTGGGTGGCGGAGACCCTCTTGGGAGACCACATCCCCGAGGCCCCTGCCGATGTGCCGGAGCTCGCTGACAATGCCGGGCTGAACGGCAAACTCACCCTGCGTCAGGAGCTGGAACAGCATCGCAAACAAGAGCAGTGCGCCAGCTGCCACGATCAGATCGATCCGATTGGCTTCGGTCTGGAAAACTTCGACGCCATTGGCCGCTTTCGCAGAAAAGAAACCGGCGGCCAGCCGATCGACAGCTCAGGCGAGCTCGACGGATTCCAGTTCGACGGTGCCGCCGAGCTCAAAGCCTGGCTGGTCAAAGAGCGCAAGGAACCATTCATTCGCAACCTCTCCGAACAAATGTTAGCCTTCGCTCTTGGGCGACAGGTGGAAACCTACGACGAAGCTCCACTGCGCCGGATCACCGGCGCGCTCGAAAAGAACAATTACAACGCCATGACCCTGATCGAGGAAATCGTGTTGAGTTACCCCTTCCTCCACAAAAACAACAAGCCAGAAAGCACCGAACAATGA
- the infB gene encoding translation initiation factor IF-2 — MADSSDKPKKSKDVLNLIDDNPGKKISRRERQRIEEASKVKSVDDQKKEALDIFEDEGTKKKTSVIKKKGGLHKQMPTISKILDPVDEFAASKSAAGAESSGADAGSDDQEKVAEVKEGKVITIKPPIVVSDLADLMELKSFQLMADLIKLEVFVAPHQAIEPEIAEKLCEMHGFVFEREKREKGGGVHKEKKKVKEPKAVEHEPEEKLEYRAPIITFMGHVDHGKTSLLDYVRKSRVTKGEAGGITQHIGAYHVDHHGHPISFIDTPGHSIFTEMRARGADVTDIVVLVIAADDGIMPQTKEAIEHAKKSEKTIIVAINKCDMPGADPMRVKTQLMEHGLQPVDFGGETECVEVSAVTGQGMEDLLELMALQAEVLELKANPRANARAAVIEASVQPGKGPTATVIVRAGTLKTGMPFICGPYAGKVKSMFNDLGEPVKEAGPAIPVEVIGFAELPHVGDELVQMKTEKASKKLSEERLQAKRNDRLQRPKMSRMEDLMSMVQGDNKAQLNIILKGDVQGSVQAIENAVNDIKSDKVEPRFISSAAGAITESDILMASSSGAVVLGFNTKVEAKAVKAAKSEGVQIKLFSVVYELLDTVEEAMLGLLDPITRETIIGHADVKQVFKVRKGRAAGCIIKDGKVSRTAHARVLRGKVPVFDGKMSTLRRHMDEVDEVKTGIECGIRLGSFDEYEEGDVIECYILEKIPQTL, encoded by the coding sequence ATGGCAGATTCCAGCGATAAACCGAAAAAATCCAAAGACGTTCTTAATCTCATCGATGACAATCCTGGGAAGAAGATCTCTCGTAGAGAGCGCCAGCGTATCGAAGAGGCGTCCAAGGTGAAAAGCGTGGATGATCAGAAAAAGGAAGCTCTGGATATTTTTGAAGACGAAGGCACGAAGAAGAAAACTTCGGTCATTAAGAAAAAAGGCGGTTTGCACAAGCAGATGCCGACCATTTCCAAGATCCTCGATCCTGTCGACGAGTTCGCTGCTTCCAAGTCCGCAGCTGGTGCCGAGTCCTCCGGGGCTGACGCTGGTTCCGACGACCAGGAAAAAGTGGCCGAGGTGAAAGAAGGCAAGGTCATCACGATCAAACCTCCGATCGTCGTCAGTGATCTCGCCGATCTGATGGAGCTGAAGTCCTTCCAGTTGATGGCGGACCTCATCAAGCTCGAAGTCTTCGTGGCTCCTCATCAAGCGATCGAACCTGAGATTGCTGAGAAACTTTGTGAGATGCACGGCTTTGTGTTCGAGCGCGAGAAGCGTGAGAAAGGTGGCGGTGTTCACAAGGAGAAGAAAAAAGTCAAAGAGCCGAAGGCCGTGGAACACGAGCCAGAGGAAAAACTCGAATACCGTGCCCCGATCATTACCTTCATGGGTCACGTTGATCACGGCAAGACATCGCTTCTGGACTACGTGCGCAAAAGCCGCGTGACCAAGGGCGAGGCAGGTGGAATCACCCAGCACATCGGTGCTTACCACGTCGACCACCACGGCCACCCGATCAGTTTTATCGATACCCCAGGTCACTCGATTTTCACCGAAATGCGCGCCCGTGGCGCCGACGTCACCGATATCGTGGTGCTCGTGATTGCCGCCGATGATGGCATCATGCCTCAGACCAAGGAGGCGATTGAGCATGCGAAGAAATCGGAGAAAACCATCATCGTTGCCATTAACAAGTGCGACATGCCTGGTGCCGACCCGATGCGTGTGAAAACTCAGCTGATGGAGCACGGCTTGCAGCCTGTTGACTTCGGCGGAGAGACCGAATGTGTGGAAGTTTCCGCCGTCACTGGTCAGGGAATGGAAGATTTGCTTGAGCTCATGGCTCTGCAGGCAGAAGTGCTGGAGTTGAAAGCCAACCCACGTGCCAACGCCCGTGCCGCCGTCATCGAAGCGAGCGTTCAGCCCGGTAAGGGACCCACCGCCACGGTCATCGTCCGCGCCGGCACCCTGAAAACGGGAATGCCATTCATCTGCGGTCCTTATGCCGGCAAGGTGAAGAGCATGTTTAACGATCTCGGCGAGCCTGTGAAAGAAGCTGGCCCTGCCATCCCTGTGGAGGTCATCGGCTTCGCTGAACTGCCTCACGTTGGTGATGAACTGGTTCAGATGAAAACCGAGAAGGCTTCGAAGAAACTTTCCGAAGAGCGTTTGCAAGCCAAACGCAATGACCGTCTGCAACGTCCTAAGATGAGCCGCATGGAGGATCTGATGTCCATGGTTCAGGGCGATAACAAAGCTCAGCTCAACATCATCCTCAAAGGCGATGTGCAAGGTTCCGTGCAGGCGATCGAAAACGCCGTCAACGATATCAAGAGCGACAAGGTGGAGCCCCGCTTCATCAGCTCCGCTGCCGGTGCCATCACCGAAAGTGACATCCTCATGGCCAGTTCCTCCGGAGCGGTTGTGTTAGGCTTCAACACCAAGGTGGAAGCGAAGGCAGTAAAGGCTGCCAAGAGCGAAGGTGTGCAGATCAAGCTGTTCTCCGTCGTTTACGAACTTCTCGATACCGTGGAGGAAGCCATGCTCGGTCTGCTCGATCCGATCACCCGCGAAACCATCATCGGTCACGCCGACGTCAAGCAGGTGTTCAAGGTCCGCAAAGGTCGCGCCGCAGGTTGTATCATCAAGGATGGTAAAGTTTCCCGCACCGCTCACGCTCGTGTGCTGCGCGGCAAGGTTCCAGTCTTCGATGGCAAGATGTCTACTCTCCGTCGCCACATGGATGAGGTCGATGAGGTCAAGACAGGTATCGAGTGTGGTATCCGTCTCGGTAGCTTCGACGAATACG
- the nusA gene encoding transcription termination factor NusA: MTNDIVALIDYYEKEKGIDRDKVLAALEFAFISAYRKMVPGADAIEKIRADVDTKKGDTVIFAGLEVVADDDYVDKFNEVPLSLAQKSKPDAELGDTVDFNVTPKNFGRIATQTAKQTMMQRLRMAEKEMIYDEFKDRAGDIVSGTVRRFEKSDVLIDLGKFEGRIPSRERVVTEDYNVGDRIRVYVVAVENEARGPEIILSRSHPNFVRRLFESEVAEIADNTVELRGIAREAGYRTKVAVGSNDEKVDPVGACVGLRGARVKNIVRELNNEKVDIIRWSDDPATFVADALKPANIRTIKLDKENKVVSVTVDEEELSKAIGRRGQNARLTAKLMGWDVQVSKDETQHEQFEARVGDAASSLADQLGLDAAMAEKLFRAGGATAELVAQMPAEYIAAALEVSEGEAETILSKVVVEDAAPATTDEAASEEKADA, encoded by the coding sequence ATGACCAACGACATCGTCGCTCTCATTGACTACTACGAGAAAGAAAAGGGCATCGACCGCGACAAGGTCCTTGCTGCGCTCGAGTTCGCCTTTATTTCCGCCTATCGCAAGATGGTTCCGGGAGCCGATGCCATCGAAAAGATTCGTGCCGATGTGGATACCAAAAAAGGCGACACCGTGATCTTCGCGGGGCTGGAAGTGGTGGCCGATGACGATTACGTCGATAAGTTTAACGAAGTGCCTCTTTCTCTGGCACAGAAGAGCAAGCCGGATGCCGAGCTGGGTGACACCGTTGATTTCAACGTCACTCCCAAGAACTTCGGCCGCATTGCTACCCAGACTGCTAAGCAGACCATGATGCAGCGCCTGCGCATGGCTGAGAAGGAAATGATCTATGACGAGTTCAAGGATCGTGCCGGCGATATCGTTAGTGGCACGGTGCGTCGTTTTGAGAAAAGCGATGTGCTCATCGATCTTGGCAAGTTTGAAGGTCGCATCCCATCGCGTGAGCGTGTGGTCACTGAGGACTACAATGTGGGCGACCGCATCCGTGTCTACGTGGTGGCTGTCGAAAACGAAGCTCGCGGACCTGAAATCATTCTTTCCCGGAGTCACCCGAACTTCGTGCGTCGCTTGTTCGAATCCGAAGTCGCAGAAATCGCCGACAACACCGTGGAACTTCGCGGTATTGCCCGTGAAGCCGGTTACCGCACCAAGGTGGCCGTTGGCAGTAACGATGAAAAAGTCGATCCCGTCGGCGCTTGTGTCGGTCTCCGTGGAGCCCGCGTGAAAAACATCGTTCGCGAACTCAATAACGAAAAAGTCGACATCATCCGCTGGTCGGACGATCCTGCAACCTTCGTGGCCGATGCTCTCAAGCCGGCTAACATCCGCACCATCAAACTCGATAAAGAGAACAAGGTGGTTTCCGTCACCGTTGATGAGGAGGAACTCAGCAAGGCCATCGGTCGTCGTGGCCAAAATGCCCGTCTGACTGCGAAGCTGATGGGCTGGGATGTCCAGGTCAGCAAGGACGAAACCCAGCACGAGCAATTCGAAGCCCGTGTCGGTGATGCCGCATCCTCTCTGGCTGATCAACTTGGTCTCGATGCCGCGATGGCCGAAAAACTTTTCCGCGCCGGTGGTGCTACCGCCGAGCTTGTGGCCCAGATGCCAGCCGAATACATTGCTGCCGCTCTCGAGGTTTCCGAAGGTGAAGCCGAAACCATCCTGAGCAAAGTGGTGGTAGAAGACGCAGCACCTGCGACCACTGACGAAGCAGCAAGTGAGGAAAAAGCAGATGCCTAA
- a CDS encoding DUF1552 domain-containing protein: MISRRRMLRGMGAMIALPQLEIMAAVSGKGSTEKKPPLRYLSVFQPNGVYPKAWDVKGTGANYQLSPILAPLKELRDEFMVVSGLNNTVGGDHVQMTSAFLTGVNIKNGKAAMSIDQQIAKKIGGNTAYESLVLGTEPPRQGSVRGNAISIASTVSWSSPTTRISPEINPRVAFDRLFRNKTGAEAVRRAELRQSVVDLVLEDAKAIRRKASSLDQQKLDEYLESVRSVEVQLERVTDPKQADWTPHSVPSERDLAAPPMGIPRERDVHLRLMMDLMVLALWTDTTRVCTLMTAHGFSRQNFSFIDGVTGDHHGISHHKERQEAVTQYTHVSRWYVEQFGYLINRLKSIDEGGSNLLDNSIVFYGSAMKDGNGHKKNDLPVLLAGGGQGQLKQGRHVKLPAQPLSNLHYTIGQKFGIQSPDFNGTQSKTIQALG; the protein is encoded by the coding sequence ATGATCTCAAGACGACGTATGCTGCGAGGCATGGGTGCAATGATTGCACTTCCCCAGCTGGAAATCATGGCTGCTGTTAGCGGCAAAGGCTCTACGGAAAAAAAGCCCCCGCTGCGATACCTCAGCGTGTTTCAGCCCAATGGCGTTTACCCCAAGGCGTGGGACGTCAAAGGCACGGGAGCCAACTATCAGCTCTCCCCCATCCTCGCACCACTCAAGGAGCTGCGCGATGAGTTCATGGTGGTCTCCGGACTGAACAACACCGTGGGCGGAGACCACGTCCAAATGACCTCCGCTTTCCTCACCGGAGTGAACATCAAGAACGGTAAAGCGGCGATGTCCATCGACCAGCAAATCGCCAAAAAGATCGGCGGCAACACCGCTTATGAATCCCTGGTGTTAGGCACCGAGCCACCGCGTCAAGGCAGTGTGCGAGGCAATGCCATTTCCATCGCCAGCACCGTCTCGTGGAGCTCACCTACAACGCGAATTTCTCCCGAGATCAACCCGCGGGTGGCATTCGATCGCTTGTTTAGAAACAAAACAGGAGCCGAAGCCGTGCGCCGAGCGGAACTACGCCAGAGCGTGGTGGACCTGGTGCTCGAGGACGCCAAGGCCATCCGCAGAAAGGCCAGCTCCTTGGATCAGCAAAAGCTCGATGAGTATCTCGAAAGCGTGCGCTCTGTGGAAGTGCAGCTGGAACGGGTGACCGACCCCAAGCAGGCCGACTGGACACCGCACAGCGTGCCCAGCGAACGCGATCTCGCCGCGCCACCGATGGGAATCCCCCGCGAGCGTGATGTTCACTTGCGCTTGATGATGGATCTCATGGTGCTGGCGCTGTGGACCGATACCACACGCGTCTGCACTCTGATGACGGCGCATGGTTTCAGTCGACAGAACTTCAGCTTCATTGATGGAGTCACCGGCGACCACCACGGCATCTCCCACCACAAAGAACGGCAGGAAGCGGTGACCCAATACACCCACGTCAGTCGCTGGTATGTCGAGCAATTTGGCTACTTGATCAATCGCTTGAAATCCATCGATGAAGGTGGCTCCAATCTTCTCGACAACTCCATCGTCTTCTACGGCTCTGCCATGAAAGATGGCAATGGCCACAAGAAAAACGACCTCCCCGTGCTCCTTGCCGGAGGCGGCCAAGGACAGCTAAAACAAGGCCGACACGTCAAACTGCCAGCCCAACCCCTATCCAATCTGCATTACACGATTGGTCAGAAGTTTGGCATCCAGAGCCCTGACTTCAATGGCACCCAGAGCAAGACCATCCAAGCTCTGGGTTAG